TGAGATAGCCAAAGGTGTGAATAAAACAAAGATAATAACTAAAATCAGGCCGTGGTAAAAACGCTTCATAATAAACACTTTATATTAGATTACGAATATACTTTATTTAAACTATTCTAGGACAATACACTGGGAACTTAACAGTTAAGATAGCTCAAAAACAATTCTCTGGGGATTTCTTCGGCTCCAAAACGTTCTAAATGACCGGTATACACCTGACAATCAATTAAACGATATTCCTTCGATTGTAACAAAGCAACCAAGTAGTAAAATGCTACTTTGGAGGCATCGGAGACATGGCTGAACATGCTCTCTCCACAAAATATTCTTTTATCGGCAAGATCAACGCCGTACAGTCCGCCAACCAATTTAGATTCCTGCCATACTTCTACGGAGATCGCATGACCTAAAGAATGTAATTGTGAATAGGCGGCTATCATTTCGTGAGTGATCCAGGTGCCTTGCTGTCCCTTCCTCTGAACTTTGGAACAATTTGTAATTACCTCTGTAAATTCCTTGTTGAATGTAATACTGAATTGTTTACTGTTTATTGTTTTCTGAAGACTTTTAGACACCTTTAATTTGTGTGGAAATAACACCATTCTGGGGTCGGGGCTCCACCATAAAATAGGGCTGTCTACATCATACCAGGGAAATATCCCCGAGCGGTATGCAAGCAGAAGTCTTTCGGCCGAAACATCTCCTCCCACAGCCAGTAGTCCGTCCTCGGAAGCTTCGGTGACAGAAGGAAATACCATTTCTGAATTAAGAAAATACATTTTACTGCTATTTTTGGTATGTTAAAAGTCGAATTCTTATTTGCCGTTCAAACTTTTTTTACAATCTTTAAATACTTTTTTGATACAGTTAATTAGTCATCATTGTATTCGATTTTTCAAAAAAGTATAACCACTAAACTAACCTCGTTACTATTGTATTTAACAGTATAATATAAACGGGGTTTCTCTTTTAATGTAACCACAGACCCAATAATAATACACTACTTCCGAAACAAAAATTAAAGGTTATAAAGCAATTTTTATTGAGTTTTTACTACACAAATCACAAATTGCTAAAATAAAAAAATCCCACTAGTGGGTGGGATTCATGCTTTTTAGACCTGTAATCGTATTAAAAAGGCAGATCATCGTGATCGTCTTCATTAAGGTCATTGGCAGGTTCGAAGGCATCCTCGGGTGGCATTGGCGGCATATTGGACGATACTGAAGCATCTAAAGCCTCAACTCGCCATCCCTGAATAGAATTAAAATACTTTACCTCTCCTTGAGGATTGGTCCATTCACGGCCTCGTAAATTGATACTTACCTTCACATTTTGTCCTACCTGAAAGCTGTTAAGTAATTCGGTTTTATCCTGCACAAACTCGATCATAATGTCTTGCGGATACTGCTCTTCGGTAGTAACTACCAGCTCTCTCTTTCTGAAACCGTTGCTTCCGAAGGTTTTCGTTTCGTCTATCAGTTTAATCTTTCCTTGTACTTCCATTGTTCTAATTTTATTGACTATTTATTTTTATTCTGAAAATTTTATCTTGCTGTTAGCGTCTGCCAGGCTTCCGTAATTTTTCCATCACATAAAAATGCTTGTGTTTTTTTATGGACTGCTTCCGAAGCATTTATAAAAACAAGGGCTTCAGCAGGTAATTCTTCTACATTGGCGAGCATCCCGAGGTCATTTCCCGTAAGGACTTTACTATTTCTAACTGCTTCCGGCAAGGCATCTACTCCAATTCCTAAGGTGGACAACGGCTTGGGAACTTCAAATAGTCCCGCTTTTGCGCGACTGTACCAATTGCCACCCATTCTTGCAACTGTATCAATTTTGTTGGGGTCTATATGTCCTTCCGCATTTAAAATAGTTTCGTCCAGATGTAAATTAACTACCTCGCAAACTACCAAATTTCCTGCACCGCCATTGTCTCCCAATGCCACCACCTCTAACACTTTGCATTCAAATTGGACGGGAGCTTCTGCAACCCTGGGCGGTTTCACAATTTCCGAAGCAATTTCAGTAAAACCTGCCTTTACAAATTCGTTTACGCCTTTGGCATATTCGGTGGAAGCCAGCGACATTTGCTGAACCATACTGTAATTTACAATATTAATTACCACCTCCTTAGTTTCCAAAACATTTTCTAAGGTGTGTTTTGTAGTATTGTTCCGTACCCTTCTCGCCGGAGAAAAAACCATAATTGGCGGATTGGCACTAAAAACATTGAAAAAACTAAAAGGCGATAAATTTACATTGCCTTCGGCATCAATAGTGCTTGCAAAACAAATAGGCCGGGGCGAAACAGCACCTAAAAGGTAGCCGTGTAATTTTCCGGTGCTAATGTCTTGTGGCTTAATTGAAATCATTGCTTGCAAATGTACCCAAAGTATAGAGTTTCTAAAAATTTGATTGTACAATAATATTAACATATTTCGTTTATATTTATACCCCTTTGTGGAGGCCGCAACTTATAAAAGGAACTGCTTTTTGGTTGGGCCGGTTAATTACAGCTAAGGATTTTACAAGATGGCCTCGCATGCAAAATAAGAATGTACTTACCCGCTGGTTTTTTATAGTCGTATCGGTCTTTATCATTAGTTTGATTTTGTGGAATACCTATGTTTTTTTCAACCGACTTAAGGAAAATGAACGTGCGAAAATGCAAGTTTGGGCTTCTGCACAGGAAGAATTTCAAAAGGTCGGGTTGGGTCAGGGTCAAATTAACAATCTGGTGCTGGAAGTATTGCAGAGTAACACCACAACGCCCATGATTGTGTATACGCACCGGGAAGATTCGTATAACGATGTGCGAAATATGGTTGAAAAGGAAAAAGACCCTGCAAAATTACGGGAAAGCAGGAAGGCGCTCACCAAGGTATTTGCTTCCGAAAATAAACCCATTGAAGTAACGTATAAAGGAGAAGTGCTTCAGACGATTTACTACGGAAATTCCCCCACCATCAATAAGTTGAAATACTATCCTGCTGTTTTAATTTTAATCATTCTGCTTTTCTTTGTCGCCTTGTATTTCTTTTATCAAACGTCGAAATCGGCCGAGCAGAATCGACTTTGGGCCGGGATGGCGAAAGAAACGGCGCATCAAATTGGCACTCCCTTGTCTTCGTTAGTAGGCTGGACCGAAATTTTAAAAACCGAAAATATCAATCCGGAGTATGTGGTTGAAATAGAGAAGGACGTAGATCGTCTTCGCACCATAACGGAACGTTTTTCGAAAATTGGCTCAATTCCGAAGTTAGAAAGGAAAGATTTGGTTGCCGAAACTCGCACAACGTTTGATTACCTGAAGCGTAGAAGTTCGAAACTTATCGAATTTGAACTGGAAGTATTGGACGAGCCGATGTACGTCGCGTTAAATCCGCAGTTATACAGCTGGACCATTGAAAATCTGGTTAAAAACGCCATCGATGCGATGAGAGGGAAAGGGAAAATTTTGGTCACTATTGAAAGCAGCTCAAAATATGCGTTGGTACGAGTAGCCGATAGCGGAAAAGGAATTCCGAAAAAGAATTTTTCGAAAATATTTCAACCGGGATTTACCACAAAAAGCCGTGGCTGGGGATTGGGACTTTCCTTGGTAAAGCGAATAGTTGAAGAATACCACGACGGCAAGATTCGTGTTTTAAAAAGCTCTCGTGAAGAAGGTACAATAATGGAAATTTCATTCCGTTTGTATTCGTAGCATGAACGTTACAAATCATATTTTACATAGAGCCCGCCTCACAAATAATTGTCCCGAATGCTTTGCAACCGACGGATTGGAAATTACATTCTCTCAGGAAGAACACGATACAAAATACTATACCAAAGCTTCCCCGAGCATTGCGGAAACCCTATATTGCCATACCTGTAAAACGACTATCTATCCTGTAAGCTGGACCGACGATATTGAGCGAGTATATCAATACAACAAGAAATTGGTTGTTGAAAAAAAGGCGGGAATTAGGCTTAAAATGCTAACCTATATACTTATTGCCGTAGTTATTACTCTTATTATTACACTTGTAGTGTTATTGTTAAGCAATTAAGAAATATTTCCTTTAATTTTTTTAGCCAGTTTAGAAAACGCCTTCGGGTCCATTTCAATCTTGGATGTAAAAGTCATCTCTTTCATATCATTCAAAGGAATAAGATGTACATGTACATGAGGTACTTCCAGGCCAATTACCGCCATCCCTACGCGTTTACAAGCAACGGTTTTTTCTAAGGCAATAGCAACTTTACGAGAAAACTGCATTAGTTGTAAGTACATATGCTCCCCCATGTCGAAAATTTTATCTTCTTCTTCTTTGGGGACACAAAGTGTATGTCCTTTTGCATTGGGATTAATATCCAAAAACGCAATAAAGTTCTCGTCCTCTGCTACTTTGTAGCAAGGAATTTCTCCATTAATTATCTTTGTAAAGATCGACGCCATGATTAGTTTCTGGAAATTTCTAAAATTTCGAACTTCATTACCCCGTTAGGGACTTGTATTTCGGCAATATCACCTACTTTCTTCCCCAGCAGTCCTTTCCCTATGGGGGAATCTACCGATATCTTGCCGGTTTTCAAATCGGCTTCACTTTGCGCCACCAATTTATACATCATTTCGGTGCCGTTGCTTATATTCTTAATCTTAACATTGGAATGCACCAATACTTTCGAGGTGTCGAGTTGTGATTCGTCAATAAGTCTCGCATTGGCAACAGTTTCTTCCATTTTCGAAATTCTCATCTCCAACATACCCTGCGCTTCTTTGGCCGCATCATACTCGGCATTCTCGCTTAAATCGCCTTTGTCACGTGCCTCAGCGATAGCCTGAGAGGCTTTGGGTCGTTCGATATCACGTAGTTGATCCAGCTCATCTCTCAATTTTTTAAGTCCTTCTGCAGTGTAATAAGATACTTTACTCATAACTTCATCGTTTGTATAAAAAATAATCTCGCTATCTATTCATAAAGATTCCCGCCTTTTGTGTATCCTGTGTCTGCCAAGCGGCAGGCAGACGATAGTTGGTTGGCAGGAATTAAAAAAATCCCATAGGTAACGGGATTTCGTATCACAAATATACTAAAAATTTAATTTTGGGCATTTTATTGTACTTTCGCCACACAATTTTTTTATCTATGAAAATAAGTTTATTCATAATTACGCTTTTACTGGTTGTATCCTGTAAAAAGGATGATGGAGTGAGAAACGACAACCCGTATTTGATTGATCCCCTCGTAAGTTTAAATCTGAATTTAAATCTGCCCGAATACAATCCTTTAAATTTTCCCGGGAATAGCATTATTATTAATTCACAAGGAATTAGAGGTATTGTAGTTTACAATGTAAATAACGACTTATACACAGCCTTTGAGCTAAGCGATCCAAACCATACGCCCAGTAACTGCTCCAAAATGACGGTTGAGGGGATTATTGCCACCTGCCCTTGTAATGATGATAATTCGTACGATATTGTTACGGGACAGCACCAAACCAATGAAAATCGCTATCCTATGTTACAATATCTCGCTAACAGAACGGGGAATAATATTCAAATTTCAAACTAAAATTTCACGGTTGCTCCCAATAAAAAATTGGTTGTTGCCTGCGGATAATATCCGGTACCTTCAACAGTAGTAATAGTTCCCGGATCACTGAAATCGTCATCGTAGGTATAAAAATACCCGTTGGAAACATACTTTACATTAAAAATATTATTTACCAATCCCGAAAAGACAATTGATTCCAAATAAGGAATCCGATTCAAAGTATAATTAACACTAAGATCGTTGATAAAGAAGCTATCCAGTTTGGATACTTCACTATCAATGTTTCCCATAAACTGTTCCCCGACAAATTTCGACAAAAACCCTAATTCAAGATTCTTTACAGGTGTATATGCTATCATATTTCCTGCAATAAATTGTGGTGAAAACGAAATATCTGTATTCCCTAAATTTACCAATTCGCCATCTCTTGATGTTATAAAATCTTTGTTCTTGTTGGTGCTAATCGCAATATTAGGTCGTATTTGCAGATTCGGTAAAACTGAAACAGAAGCATCAATTTCAAGTCCTACTCTATAACTTTTTCCGCTGGTTGCTCTAATGGGTGCTCCTACATCATCCAAAGCCCCCGTAAGCACTAATTGGTCTGTATAATCCATATAAAACAAATTACTGTTCACGGTGGTATTTTCTGAGACATATCGCCATCCCAATTCGAAATCGTCTAATTTTTCAGGGGTAAAAATACCTTGTTCAAAATCACTTCTTCGCGGTTCCCGATGCGCCTTTCCGTAAGAAGCATACAACTGATTTTTGATGTTCACCTGGTACGAAACGCCTGCCTTCGGATTAAAAAATTGATAACTTTCATCTACTTCCAACGGCAACTTATCGGAAGTGAGTCCGGACGTTTCATACGTTATAAATCGACCCTGCAAATCGGCAAAAACACTCCATTGGTCATCGAGGCGCCAGGTGGCTTTCGAAAAAATGCTAATTTCATTTTTGTCTCCGGTTCCAAAGTAGTACCGGTCTCTAATCTCACTATCGCTTGCAAAGCGAGCCCAAATTACCTCGCCAAAATGATCGCCCATATATTTGCTGAAAAAAGCCCCTGTTGTGATATCTACTTGGTTGTCCCTATAATTTACATTCGCATTTATGGCGTAAAAATCATTGTCCAACCATCTTCGCCGAATCAAATCGGTTGTTTCAATGGTCTCTCCATTTATCACGATGGGTTCAAAATTGTAATACTCAAAGGGTTCGTCTTCCTTATACTGTTCAAAATAACCTTTTCCATAGGTGTAATTTATCGCCAGATTGCTGCTCCAGTTATTATTAAAGCGTTGGTTCCATAACAACTGATAATGATCCTGAGCATAATTGTCTACTTCATTGTTGTAAAACTGAACAATTCCTTCAGCATCGGTGTACATTCCTGAAGGATTAAATGTTCTGTCATTTACGAGTGTTTCGGCATCTATTCCGTTCCACGCCTGATAGGTTTCTTCTCTTCCACCAAAAGTAATCGCTTTAATAAGTGTGTTATGGTCTTTGAACGCTGCCTGTAGGAAATAGGATTTAAGATCGGATCTCGCTCTGTCTATATAGCCGTCAGACTTGATAGTAGACAATCTTCCGGCAATTTCTATGTGTTCCTTGAGCAAACCGGTACTAAATTTTACTGTATGCTTTCGGGTATTATACGATCCGAAGGAATTTGCAAATTCACCCTGTGCCGTTTCTGAAACTGCATCGGTTAGCATATTCAAGCTGGCTCCAAAGGCTCCGGACCCATTGGTGGAAGTTCCAACGCCTCGCTGCAATTGTAAATTTTGAACCGAAGAGGTAAAATCGGGGAGATTTACAAAAAAGCTCCCCTGACTTTCGGCGTCGTTAAAAGGAATTCCGTTAAGGGTAACATTAACACGAGAACCGTCACTCCCCCGCACTCTAATATAGGTATACCCTACACCCGCTCCGGCATCACTGGTAGTTACCACCGAAGGTAAATAATTGAGCAAATAAGGAATATCCTGCCCCAAATTACGCTTTTCCAGTTCCTCCTTTTCAAGATTGGAATGTGTAATGGGTGAATCGGCTGCCACTCGAACCGATTTGACAATTACCTCCTCAAGGCTTTCTACTTTGGTGGAATCGACTACTACACTTTGTGCAACTAGTTGTGAACCGATTGAAAAAATAAGGCAAGAAAAAATGAAATGTTTCATTCGTAATAAATAGGTTACGAATAAAAGGGGTAATTATTCTTTGTTAGTTATAGTTCATAAAAAAACCTATTAAATCCACATAGGAAATAATAGGGTTATACGCTATGGACAACTTAGTGTCCAAATCCCTTGGCAGCATTACCCGCCCAGGTTCATTGGGTATAATCTCAGCCAATTGTTTTTACTTTTAAAGTTTCAAAACCAATTAGCACCCCTTTGAGATGTAGGGCAAAGATAATTAATTAGTCAATCTTTGGCGGTTTGCGATTAGTTTTTTTTAAAGCCTGTGTCTTTTTGGCCTGCAGTCGGCGTTCGATGACATTCCGTGAAGGTTTTGTCTTCTTTCGGGGTTTGGAAACCTTCAGACTATCTTTCAGCAAGGTTAACATGCGCTCCAAAACGATTGCCTTATTTCGAAACTGACTACGGGTTTCGCCGCATTGCAGGGTTAGCACACCTTCCGAAGAAATTCTGGAAGCTAATTTTTTCTTTAGTCTTTCTTTTTCGATGTCGCTTAACGCTTCCGAAGCGTCAATATAAAAACTTATTTCAACTTTGGTGGCGGTTTTATTTACATGCTGTCCGCCCGGGCCACTACTGCGGACCGCCTTGTATTGAAACTCTCTGTTAAGTAATTCGGCATTCATTATGCGTTGGGACGATGTTCCTTTTGTAAAAGATCGTTTACAGTTTTTACTGGATTAAAAGTGGCGATAGGTACTTCGACGAGAGCGGTATTCCAATTGGCCATGCCGCCGTTCCACAAACCGGGAAGTTCAAGTGCTTTAAGATGTTTTCCGTTTTGAGATTTTTCTGAAATAAATCCTGCCTTCGGATTGGTAAATTTGGTAAGGTTGAATTTGTCTCCATTATAATCGCGAACCCCACACACTATGTCCACAGGATTAAAATGAGTCGCTTCAGCAACGATGCTCCCTTGACGAGAATCGTTCATATCTATCTGCGCTGTTTCCACAATCTGTAAGGTGATATTGCCGGTTTCGCTCTTTACCCAAAATGGGCCGCCTCCGGGAGCGCCTGTATTTTTTACTACCCCGCACACGCGAATGGGTCTGTTAAGAATGTATTTTAATTCTCCGGCGCTTTCGGGAATATCTTTTATACTTAATTCATTCCATAAGAACGACTTGATTTCATTCAACGTTACTGCACTAATTTCTTCATTATCGAGCTGTCGTAAATGCGCAAAAACCTTTTGTTGAAGCCAAAGTAATTTTCCTGCCAGCAATTTTTTATAGGCGGTAATTTGTTCCACATATTCTTCCGCCACCACATTGTCGATATTCTTTATGAATATAATATCCGCGTCTATTTCATTCAGGTTTTCAAGTAAAGCACCATGTCCCGAAGGTCTGAATACCAAGTTGTTTTCCTCGTCTCTAAAAGGTTTGTTTTCGGGGGTCACGGCTATGGTATCGGTTTCTTTTTTCTGAAACGAATAGGATATATTGAAGTTTGTTTTCGTTTTTCTACTAACCCGCTTCTGCACATCATTAAATTTATTCTTAAAATGAGGAACATGATCTTCCGAAAATGTAAAATGTAAAAAGGCTTCGTCTTTTACCGAAGCATAAAATGCGGCCTCATACAATTGTTCTTCGAAGGCTGTGGTTGCATATTTGGAGTATTTATGAAAAGGAACAAGTCCTTTGGGAAGATTGCTATAATTCAATCCTCTTTCCTCTAACATTGTTTTTACAAAATAATACCAACGTGTCCCCTTGGTACAGTGTTTATAATCGGGGTAATTAATTCGTATTTTTTTTCGAACGTCATTTACAAAGGCAAAATCTTTAAGCGAGCTGAAGAAGCGCTCTAATTCTCGCCGATCACCGTTTTTAATGAATTTGTTGACTTTTTCGATTTCAGGATTGTACTCTTCCAAAAATTGATGCAAAAACTGAAACATTCGTGTAGCAGCACCCGAAGCAGGTACGAATTTTACAACTTCCAGTTTATTCTTCTTCTTTTCATACAATTCGATTAGTTTCTCGCCACTCTTTTCGGGAATGACTTCAATTCCGTTTCCCACCGAAGCTGCGGTAATAACTTGTATATATGGAATTCCACGTGCAAATGTCTCAAGTTGTTTAACGATACTATCAACAGACAAGCCATGATTTTCAATTTGTTGAAGGTCTTTTTTAGTGAGCATCAAGTCTTCTGCTTAAGTAATTTTCGAATTTGGTGAATGGCACTATGTAATCGTTCAGAATGTGAGCCTTTCAATGTAAAATAGGGCACCCCTAAACGCTTTAATTCTGCTTCAAAAATACAAAATAGCTCAGACCTGTCATCGGGTCTATCGCGTAAATTATCAAAAACCCAGGGGGTGTCTATATAGGTAAGAAAGTAGAAATGGTAGATGTTATCGAGGGCAGCGTTTTTAATTTCAGGAGGGCAATATCCATCGTAATAATATTCAGAATACACTTTGATTTCCAACAAGTTAGTGTCACAAAATAATACCTGATTTACCTTTCTTGTTGCTTCATTTTCAGCGTTCATCTGACCTATGGCAATGGGTACAAGGTCTTCCTTTGTGCATTTTTCTTTTGTATCGCTCCATTTTTTCTCCAAATATTCCCGCATATATTCGGGCACCCATTGTGTATTAAAGGTTGCTGCCAAGTCTTTGGCTAGCGTTGTTTTACCCGTAGATTCGGGACCAAACAATACAATTTTTACGCAGTCTGAAGTTTGTTGTGCAGGTATTTTTTCCATTCAATATAACCGAATATCGCAATAACGGTAAAGATAAAGTATTGAATACTCGTAAAAGTAAAACCTTTGTAAAAATACAAAGGCACCGAAATGAGATCCCCAATAATCCAGTAAATCCAATTTTCAATTTTCCGTTTTGCCATAAGCCACATTCCTACAAAAAAGATGGCAGTAGTAAGGGTGTCTACATAGGCAGTCCAGTGATTCCATTTATCGAACACCTTATACACAAT
This genomic stretch from Ulvibacter sp. MAR_2010_11 harbors:
- the aat gene encoding leucyl/phenylalanyl-tRNA--protein transferase, which gives rise to MYFLNSEMVFPSVTEASEDGLLAVGGDVSAERLLLAYRSGIFPWYDVDSPILWWSPDPRMVLFPHKLKVSKSLQKTINSKQFSITFNKEFTEVITNCSKVQRKGQQGTWITHEMIAAYSQLHSLGHAISVEVWQESKLVGGLYGVDLADKRIFCGESMFSHVSDASKVAFYYLVALLQSKEYRLIDCQVYTGHLERFGAEEIPRELFLSYLNC
- a CDS encoding DUF3127 domain-containing protein — encoded protein: MEVQGKIKLIDETKTFGSNGFRKRELVVTTEEQYPQDIMIEFVQDKTELLNSFQVGQNVKVSINLRGREWTNPQGEVKYFNSIQGWRVEALDASVSSNMPPMPPEDAFEPANDLNEDDHDDLPF
- a CDS encoding flavin reductase family protein, with product MISIKPQDISTGKLHGYLLGAVSPRPICFASTIDAEGNVNLSPFSFFNVFSANPPIMVFSPARRVRNNTTKHTLENVLETKEVVINIVNYSMVQQMSLASTEYAKGVNEFVKAGFTEIASEIVKPPRVAEAPVQFECKVLEVVALGDNGGAGNLVVCEVVNLHLDETILNAEGHIDPNKIDTVARMGGNWYSRAKAGLFEVPKPLSTLGIGVDALPEAVRNSKVLTGNDLGMLANVEELPAEALVFINASEAVHKKTQAFLCDGKITEAWQTLTAR
- a CDS encoding PAS domain-containing sensor histidine kinase is translated as MQNKNVLTRWFFIVVSVFIISLILWNTYVFFNRLKENERAKMQVWASAQEEFQKVGLGQGQINNLVLEVLQSNTTTPMIVYTHREDSYNDVRNMVEKEKDPAKLRESRKALTKVFASENKPIEVTYKGEVLQTIYYGNSPTINKLKYYPAVLILIILLFFVALYFFYQTSKSAEQNRLWAGMAKETAHQIGTPLSSLVGWTEILKTENINPEYVVEIEKDVDRLRTITERFSKIGSIPKLERKDLVAETRTTFDYLKRRSSKLIEFELEVLDEPMYVALNPQLYSWTIENLVKNAIDAMRGKGKILVTIESSSKYALVRVADSGKGIPKKNFSKIFQPGFTTKSRGWGLGLSLVKRIVEEYHDGKIRVLKSSREEGTIMEISFRLYS
- a CDS encoding HIT family protein, with the protein product MASIFTKIINGEIPCYKVAEDENFIAFLDINPNAKGHTLCVPKEEEDKIFDMGEHMYLQLMQFSRKVAIALEKTVACKRVGMAVIGLEVPHVHVHLIPLNDMKEMTFTSKIEMDPKAFSKLAKKIKGNIS
- the greA gene encoding transcription elongation factor GreA, producing the protein MSKVSYYTAEGLKKLRDELDQLRDIERPKASQAIAEARDKGDLSENAEYDAAKEAQGMLEMRISKMEETVANARLIDESQLDTSKVLVHSNVKIKNISNGTEMMYKLVAQSEADLKTGKISVDSPIGKGLLGKKVGDIAEIQVPNGVMKFEILEISRN
- a CDS encoding TonB-dependent receptor, yielding MKHFIFSCLIFSIGSQLVAQSVVVDSTKVESLEEVIVKSVRVAADSPITHSNLEKEELEKRNLGQDIPYLLNYLPSVVTTSDAGAGVGYTYIRVRGSDGSRVNVTLNGIPFNDAESQGSFFVNLPDFTSSVQNLQLQRGVGTSTNGSGAFGASLNMLTDAVSETAQGEFANSFGSYNTRKHTVKFSTGLLKEHIEIAGRLSTIKSDGYIDRARSDLKSYFLQAAFKDHNTLIKAITFGGREETYQAWNGIDAETLVNDRTFNPSGMYTDAEGIVQFYNNEVDNYAQDHYQLLWNQRFNNNWSSNLAINYTYGKGYFEQYKEDEPFEYYNFEPIVINGETIETTDLIRRRWLDNDFYAINANVNYRDNQVDITTGAFFSKYMGDHFGEVIWARFASDSEIRDRYYFGTGDKNEISIFSKATWRLDDQWSVFADLQGRFITYETSGLTSDKLPLEVDESYQFFNPKAGVSYQVNIKNQLYASYGKAHREPRRSDFEQGIFTPEKLDDFELGWRYVSENTTVNSNLFYMDYTDQLVLTGALDDVGAPIRATSGKSYRVGLEIDASVSVLPNLQIRPNIAISTNKNKDFITSRDGELVNLGNTDISFSPQFIAGNMIAYTPVKNLELGFLSKFVGEQFMGNIDSEVSKLDSFFINDLSVNYTLNRIPYLESIVFSGLVNNIFNVKYVSNGYFYTYDDDFSDPGTITTVEGTGYYPQATTNFLLGATVKF
- the arfB gene encoding alternative ribosome rescue aminoacyl-tRNA hydrolase ArfB yields the protein MNAELLNREFQYKAVRSSGPGGQHVNKTATKVEISFYIDASEALSDIEKERLKKKLASRISSEGVLTLQCGETRSQFRNKAIVLERMLTLLKDSLKVSKPRKKTKPSRNVIERRLQAKKTQALKKTNRKPPKID
- a CDS encoding DUF4301 family protein; the encoded protein is MLTKKDLQQIENHGLSVDSIVKQLETFARGIPYIQVITAASVGNGIEVIPEKSGEKLIELYEKKKNKLEVVKFVPASGAATRMFQFLHQFLEEYNPEIEKVNKFIKNGDRRELERFFSSLKDFAFVNDVRKKIRINYPDYKHCTKGTRWYYFVKTMLEERGLNYSNLPKGLVPFHKYSKYATTAFEEQLYEAAFYASVKDEAFLHFTFSEDHVPHFKNKFNDVQKRVSRKTKTNFNISYSFQKKETDTIAVTPENKPFRDEENNLVFRPSGHGALLENLNEIDADIIFIKNIDNVVAEEYVEQITAYKKLLAGKLLWLQQKVFAHLRQLDNEEISAVTLNEIKSFLWNELSIKDIPESAGELKYILNRPIRVCGVVKNTGAPGGGPFWVKSETGNITLQIVETAQIDMNDSRQGSIVAEATHFNPVDIVCGVRDYNGDKFNLTKFTNPKAGFISEKSQNGKHLKALELPGLWNGGMANWNTALVEVPIATFNPVKTVNDLLQKEHRPNA
- a CDS encoding AAA family ATPase gives rise to the protein MEKIPAQQTSDCVKIVLFGPESTGKTTLAKDLAATFNTQWVPEYMREYLEKKWSDTKEKCTKEDLVPIAIGQMNAENEATRKVNQVLFCDTNLLEIKVYSEYYYDGYCPPEIKNAALDNIYHFYFLTYIDTPWVFDNLRDRPDDRSELFCIFEAELKRLGVPYFTLKGSHSERLHSAIHQIRKLLKQKT